From one Nonomuraea polychroma genomic stretch:
- a CDS encoding inositol monophosphatase family protein, protein MDATQLLDTATEAARSVGPRLRKAFRSRPEVSTKRDFHDPVTEHDRAAEEAIRAVIDARVPGSAIIGEEGGSTGSGDLTWYVDPIDGTANFATGLPFFCVSIAAAVRGELVAGVVYDPVRDDEFTATTAGAWCNGTPIRSRGASADREAMLLCAYPTPQDLDEEGEAALQRYGRFLKAFSAVRRPGSAALNLAHVAAGWSDVAYGTWSNPWDVAAGALLVRQAGGVYVGDPLVKGDYLAYVGGFDLAGSALAEVSVRQG, encoded by the coding sequence ATGGATGCGACACAGCTGCTCGATACCGCGACCGAGGCGGCCAGATCCGTCGGCCCTCGGCTCCGCAAGGCGTTCCGCTCCCGGCCCGAGGTGAGCACCAAGCGCGACTTCCACGACCCCGTCACCGAGCACGACCGTGCCGCCGAGGAGGCCATCCGCGCGGTCATCGACGCCCGCGTGCCCGGCAGCGCCATCATCGGCGAAGAGGGCGGCTCGACCGGCTCCGGTGACCTGACCTGGTACGTCGACCCCATCGACGGCACCGCCAACTTCGCGACCGGGCTGCCGTTCTTCTGCGTGTCCATCGCCGCCGCCGTGCGCGGCGAACTGGTGGCGGGCGTCGTGTACGACCCCGTGCGCGACGACGAGTTCACCGCCACCACCGCCGGCGCCTGGTGCAACGGCACACCGATCCGCAGCCGGGGTGCGAGCGCCGACCGCGAGGCGATGCTCCTGTGCGCCTACCCCACACCGCAGGACCTGGATGAGGAGGGCGAGGCGGCGCTGCAACGCTACGGGCGCTTCCTGAAGGCGTTCTCCGCGGTGCGGCGGCCCGGCAGCGCCGCGCTCAACCTGGCGCACGTCGCCGCGGGATGGTCGGACGTCGCGTACGGGACCTGGTCCAACCCGTGGGACGTGGCCGCCGGTGCGCTGCTGGTCCGCCAGGCGGGCGGCGTCTACGTCGGCGACCCGCTGGTGAAGGGGGACTACCTGGCGTACGTGGGCGGGTTCGACCTGGCCGGCTCGGCGCTGGCCGAGGTGAGCGTGCGGCAGGGCTAG
- a CDS encoding GntR family transcriptional regulator, whose translation MTVNLAIDLDRSSPVPLYFQVAEQIAEAIRRGDLAPGARLDNEILLADKLGLSRPTIRQAIQYLVDKGLLVRKRGVGTQVVHGQVKRSVELTSLYDDLRRAGQEPATQVLALEPRPAEEDVARILGVETGAQVLYLERLRFAAGEPLAVLHNWLPPGLAPLTADDLQGRGLYELLRGAGVRMRVANQRIGARAATQAEARLLEERRGAPLLTMVRTTYDDQGRAVEHGSHVYRASHYSLEVTLIER comes from the coding sequence ATGACCGTGAACCTCGCCATCGACCTGGACCGGTCCAGCCCCGTGCCGCTCTATTTCCAGGTGGCCGAGCAGATCGCCGAGGCGATCCGGCGAGGGGATCTGGCCCCCGGCGCCCGGCTGGACAACGAGATCCTGCTGGCCGACAAGCTCGGCCTGTCCAGGCCGACGATCCGCCAGGCGATCCAGTATCTCGTGGACAAGGGGCTGCTGGTCCGCAAGCGCGGCGTCGGCACGCAGGTGGTGCACGGTCAGGTCAAGCGCTCGGTCGAGCTGACGAGCCTGTACGACGACCTGCGCCGGGCCGGGCAGGAGCCGGCCACTCAGGTCCTGGCGCTGGAGCCGCGGCCGGCCGAGGAGGACGTCGCCCGCATCCTCGGCGTGGAGACCGGCGCGCAGGTCCTTTACCTGGAGCGGTTGCGCTTCGCGGCCGGGGAGCCGCTGGCCGTGCTGCACAACTGGCTGCCGCCGGGGCTCGCCCCGCTGACCGCCGACGACCTCCAGGGCCGCGGTCTGTACGAGTTGCTGCGCGGGGCGGGGGTGCGGATGCGGGTGGCCAACCAGCGCATCGGCGCCCGGGCCGCTACCCAGGCCGAGGCCCGGCTTCTGGAGGAACGCCGCGGCGCCCCGCTGCTCACCATGGTCCGCACGACGTACGACGACCAGGGGCGTGCGGTGGAGCATGGCTCGCACGTCTACCGCGCCTCCCACTACTCCCTCGAGGTAACCCTCATCGAACGCTGA
- a CDS encoding HAD family hydrolase: MIKGVLFDLDGTLLDHRGAADAAITAWVSAHCPGHPRLADVPALWAGLEIPYLAMWQSGECSLEEQRRRRLRALCRELQVDEPGDLDAAYADFAERYRQGWAAYPDAAGAVAALSGLALGVLTNGGQRMQEAKVRAIGLSGPLRTVLTGEVLGGLFKPSPGAYTGAAAALGLAPQEVLLVGDDVAKDVTGPAAAGMPSVWLDRLGVEPAPPGFPRITTLADLPHLLR, from the coding sequence ATGATCAAAGGCGTTCTGTTCGACCTGGACGGCACCCTGCTCGACCACCGGGGCGCCGCCGACGCCGCGATCACGGCCTGGGTGTCGGCGCACTGCCCCGGCCATCCGCGCCTGGCCGACGTGCCGGCGCTCTGGGCCGGCCTGGAGATCCCGTATCTGGCGATGTGGCAGTCGGGCGAGTGCTCGCTGGAGGAGCAGCGGCGCCGCCGCCTGCGCGCGCTCTGCCGGGAGCTGCAGGTGGACGAGCCCGGCGACCTGGACGCCGCCTACGCCGACTTCGCCGAACGGTACCGGCAGGGCTGGGCCGCCTACCCCGACGCGGCCGGGGCCGTGGCGGCGCTGTCCGGGCTCGCGCTCGGCGTGCTGACGAACGGCGGGCAGCGGATGCAGGAGGCGAAGGTCCGCGCGATCGGGCTGTCCGGGCCGTTGCGGACGGTGCTGACGGGCGAGGTGCTCGGCGGCTTGTTCAAGCCGTCGCCCGGCGCCTACACCGGTGCGGCGGCCGCGCTCGGGCTGGCGCCGCAGGAGGTGCTGCTGGTGGGCGATGACGTGGCCAAGGACGTGACGGGGCCGGCGGCGGCCGGGATGCCCTCGGTCTGGCTGGACCGACTCGGCGTCGAGCCCGCACCGCCCGGCTTCCCCCGGATCACGACGCTGGCCGATCTGCCGCACCTGCTCCGCTAG
- a CDS encoding aminopeptidase P family protein, which yields MSDGRLPKLSEIPAFTEYISQGWDSPARTPDLVPGAAEAAAAHRARLAPALPGATVVVAAGRAPVRSNDTAYDFRVDSDFFWLTGCAVEGAVAVVRDGDATLYLPPPARPGDPGFFSDAAYGELWVGPSPSLEEWSAALGIEVRPLPGFAGPPPGALTAGPGWAECSEELGRTLAELRMIKDEWEIAQLREAVDRTMEGFAAVLAEVPAAVAGGGERWLQGTFDRYARTYGNGPGYASIVGAGPHAPTLHWVRCDGPVRAGELLLLDMGVEARSHYTADVTRTFPVSGAFSPAQRQVHDLVERAHRAGLAQVAPGRAFTDFHHAAMEVIAHGLHDWGLLPVSVDEALSGQGQHHRRYLICGIGHHLGLDVHDCARSRPEAYQGARMAPGMVLTVEPGLYFHAHDRTVPPELRGIGVRIEDDLLVTETGAEILSAALPIDAAGLESWSKSRT from the coding sequence GTGAGTGACGGCAGGCTGCCCAAACTGTCGGAGATCCCCGCGTTCACCGAGTACATCTCCCAGGGCTGGGACTCCCCCGCCCGCACCCCCGACCTGGTGCCGGGCGCCGCCGAGGCGGCCGCCGCGCACCGGGCCCGCCTCGCGCCCGCGCTCCCCGGTGCGACGGTGGTCGTCGCGGCCGGCCGGGCGCCGGTGCGCAGCAATGACACCGCCTACGACTTCCGCGTGGACAGCGACTTCTTCTGGCTGACCGGCTGCGCGGTGGAGGGCGCGGTGGCGGTGGTCCGGGACGGCGACGCCACCCTGTACCTGCCTCCGCCGGCCCGTCCCGGCGACCCGGGCTTCTTCTCCGACGCCGCCTACGGCGAGTTGTGGGTGGGCCCGTCGCCGTCGCTGGAGGAGTGGTCGGCCGCGCTCGGAATCGAGGTGCGCCCGCTGCCCGGCTTCGCCGGGCCGCCCCCTGGCGCCTTGACGGCGGGTCCCGGGTGGGCGGAGTGCTCGGAAGAGCTCGGGCGGACGCTGGCCGAACTCCGCATGATCAAGGACGAGTGGGAGATCGCGCAGCTGCGCGAGGCGGTGGACCGCACCATGGAGGGCTTCGCCGCCGTGCTCGCCGAGGTGCCGGCGGCGGTGGCGGGCGGGGGCGAGCGCTGGCTGCAGGGCACGTTCGACCGGTACGCCAGGACGTACGGCAACGGCCCCGGCTACGCGAGCATCGTGGGCGCCGGGCCGCACGCGCCCACCCTGCACTGGGTGCGCTGCGACGGGCCGGTGCGCGCGGGCGAGCTGCTGCTGCTCGACATGGGGGTCGAGGCCCGCAGCCACTACACCGCCGACGTCACCCGCACCTTCCCCGTGTCGGGGGCCTTCTCCCCCGCCCAGCGGCAGGTGCACGACCTGGTGGAGCGGGCGCACCGGGCGGGGCTGGCGCAGGTCGCGCCGGGCCGGGCGTTCACCGATTTCCACCACGCCGCCATGGAGGTCATCGCGCACGGACTGCACGACTGGGGGCTGCTGCCGGTCTCGGTGGACGAGGCGCTGTCCGGGCAGGGCCAGCACCATCGCCGCTACCTGATCTGCGGCATCGGCCACCATCTGGGGCTGGACGTGCACGACTGCGCCCGCTCCCGGCCGGAGGCCTATCAGGGGGCGCGGATGGCGCCGGGCATGGTGCTGACGGTCGAGCCGGGCCTGTACTTCCACGCCCACGACCGCACGGTGCCGCCTGAGCTGCGCGGGATCGGCGTGCGGATCGAGGACGACCTGCTGGTCACCGAGACCGGGGCGGAGATCCTTTCCGCCGCCCTGCCCATCGACGCGGCCGGCCTGGAAAGCTGGTCCAAGAGCCGCACCTGA
- a CDS encoding ABC transporter permease translates to MTLAIHTGAPTTSGRRVAGALLRDRGAVLSASFLALIVLMAIFAPLISAIIGHGPNDFDTAAVNTDLGGVPHGALGGISAEHPLGVEPQNGRDILARIAYGARVSLLIAAAATALTTLLGVVLGMLAGFRQGWVDQVICRVMDFLMAFPALIFMIAILSSLPQGNREVLLVLVISGFGWPYLARVVRGQTMTLVNREFVEAARASGASTAALVFKEILPNLRSSLIVMTTLAVPGYVGTEAGLSFLGVGVAPPTPSWGQMIYSSVGWYAVDPMYFAIPGTFLFLTVLSLTVLGDRLRAALDAGEAS, encoded by the coding sequence ATGACGCTCGCGATTCACACGGGGGCGCCCACCACGTCGGGGCGCCGCGTCGCGGGCGCGCTGCTGCGCGACCGCGGCGCGGTGCTGAGCGCCTCGTTCCTGGCGCTGATCGTACTGATGGCGATCTTCGCACCGCTGATCAGCGCGATCATCGGGCACGGCCCCAACGACTTCGACACCGCGGCGGTCAACACCGACCTGGGCGGGGTGCCGCACGGCGCGCTCGGCGGGATCAGCGCCGAGCACCCCCTTGGCGTCGAGCCGCAGAACGGGCGCGACATCCTGGCCCGCATCGCCTACGGCGCGCGCGTGTCGCTGCTGATCGCGGCGGCGGCCACGGCGCTGACCACCCTGCTGGGAGTGGTGCTGGGCATGCTGGCCGGCTTCCGCCAGGGCTGGGTGGATCAGGTGATCTGCCGGGTCATGGACTTCCTCATGGCCTTTCCCGCGCTCATCTTCATGATCGCGATCCTGTCGTCGTTGCCGCAGGGGAACCGGGAGGTGCTGCTGGTCCTGGTGATCAGCGGGTTCGGCTGGCCGTATCTCGCGCGGGTGGTGCGCGGGCAGACGATGACGCTGGTGAACAGGGAGTTCGTGGAGGCCGCGCGGGCCTCCGGCGCGTCCACCGCGGCGCTGGTGTTCAAGGAGATCCTGCCCAACCTGCGCAGCTCCCTCATCGTGATGACCACACTCGCCGTGCCCGGCTACGTCGGCACGGAGGCGGGCCTGTCGTTCCTGGGGGTCGGGGTGGCGCCGCCGACGCCGTCGTGGGGTCAGATGATCTACAGCTCGGTCGGCTGGTACGCCGTGGACCCGATGTACTTCGCGATCCCGGGCACGTTCCTGTTCCTGACCGTGTTGTCGCTGACGGTGCTGGGCGACCGGTTGCGGGCCGCCTTGGACGCCGGGGAGGCCTCGTGA
- a CDS encoding alpha/beta fold hydrolase has protein sequence MISATYTIPGMRVRDHVVEVPLDWTDPGAAISVFARELVAPARDREDLPCLLFLQGGPGGKGPRPVGTSGWLGRALETYRVILLDQRGTGRSSRIDGRVMSALGAREGAGYLACFRADSIVADAEHLRKTVFGGKRWSTLGQSYGGFLTLTYLSAAPEGLSACYVAGGLPALEPDAEEVYRRTYPRVAAKNAAFYRRYPHHAETVARLADRLAEGNVRLPDGDVLTVRRLQSLGLDFGMKPGYERMHWLLDEADGLPETFLHQVLARTSFADNPLFAALQESIYGSGSGATAWAAQRERARHPAFAEDARPLLFTGEMIYPWMFEEIRALRPFRAAVELLAERAQWPRLYDLDRLAANEVPVAAAVYFDDMYVDSGLQLDTAARVGNAQAWVTNEYEHDGIGEDRVFARLTELVRDMGGGITGE, from the coding sequence ATGATCTCCGCGACGTACACGATTCCCGGGATGCGGGTGCGCGACCACGTGGTGGAGGTGCCGCTCGACTGGACGGACCCGGGGGCCGCTATCAGCGTGTTCGCCCGGGAGCTGGTGGCTCCGGCGCGCGACCGGGAGGACCTGCCGTGCCTGCTGTTCCTGCAGGGCGGTCCGGGCGGCAAGGGGCCGCGGCCGGTGGGCACGTCGGGGTGGCTGGGGCGGGCGCTGGAGACGTACCGGGTGATCCTGCTGGATCAGCGCGGCACGGGCCGCAGCTCGCGGATCGACGGGCGGGTGATGAGCGCGCTCGGCGCCCGGGAAGGGGCCGGGTATCTGGCCTGTTTCCGCGCGGACTCGATCGTGGCCGACGCCGAGCATCTGCGGAAGACCGTCTTCGGCGGCAAACGCTGGTCGACGCTGGGGCAGAGTTACGGCGGCTTCCTGACGCTGACGTACTTGTCGGCGGCGCCGGAGGGGCTGAGCGCCTGCTACGTGGCGGGCGGGCTGCCGGCGCTGGAGCCGGACGCCGAGGAGGTCTACCGGCGCACCTATCCCCGGGTGGCGGCCAAGAACGCCGCGTTCTACCGCCGCTATCCGCACCACGCCGAGACCGTCGCGCGGCTCGCCGACCGGCTGGCCGAGGGGAACGTGCGGCTGCCGGACGGCGACGTGCTGACCGTGCGGCGGCTGCAGTCCCTCGGTCTCGACTTCGGCATGAAGCCGGGCTACGAGCGTATGCACTGGCTGCTGGACGAAGCGGATGGCTTGCCGGAGACGTTCCTGCACCAGGTGCTGGCACGCACCTCCTTCGCCGACAACCCGCTGTTCGCGGCGTTGCAGGAGAGCATCTACGGTTCCGGCTCCGGTGCGACGGCGTGGGCGGCGCAGCGCGAGCGGGCCCGGCATCCGGCCTTCGCCGAGGATGCCAGGCCGCTGCTGTTCACCGGGGAGATGATCTATCCCTGGATGTTCGAGGAGATCCGCGCGCTGCGGCCCTTCCGCGCCGCCGTCGAGCTGCTCGCCGAGCGGGCGCAGTGGCCGCGGCTGTACGACCTGGACCGGCTGGCCGCCAACGAGGTGCCGGTGGCCGCGGCGGTCTACTTCGACGACATGTACGTCGACTCCGGCCTGCAACTGGACACCGCCGCCCGGGTCGGCAACGCGCAGGCGTGGGTGACGAACGAGTATGAGCACGACGGCATCGGCGAGGACCGCGTCTTCGCCCGCTTGACCGAGTTGGTCCGCGACATGGGAGGAGGAATCACCGGTGAGTGA
- a CDS encoding GntR family transcriptional regulator: MSGTEPRPPMSKADYVYSVLLDEIRSARIPGGTALRAGHVARRLGVSVTPVREALRRLEKDRLISYEAHHGATVVDLGEEALAEYYGLRAVVEGLGTRLAAARITPEELAELRELHAAMAADAAAGRNDRLGEQSRRLHLRIVDIGGPAFLGAHARAVRNSLPVPAEASLWLDDAQVKVQLDAHEGILAALESGDGDAAERIMIDHVRQAGEFRAHR; the protein is encoded by the coding sequence ATGTCAGGCACCGAGCCGCGGCCGCCCATGAGCAAGGCCGACTACGTCTACAGCGTGCTGCTGGACGAGATCCGCAGCGCGCGGATCCCCGGCGGCACGGCGCTGCGGGCCGGGCACGTGGCCCGGCGGCTCGGCGTGTCGGTCACGCCGGTGCGCGAGGCGCTGCGCCGGCTGGAGAAGGACCGGCTGATCAGCTATGAGGCCCATCACGGGGCGACCGTGGTGGATCTGGGAGAAGAGGCGCTGGCGGAGTACTACGGGCTGCGCGCGGTCGTCGAGGGCCTGGGCACGCGCCTGGCGGCGGCCCGGATCACCCCAGAAGAGCTGGCGGAGCTGCGTGAGCTGCACGCCGCCATGGCCGCCGACGCCGCGGCGGGCAGGAACGACCGGCTCGGCGAGCAGAGCAGGCGCCTCCACCTGCGCATCGTGGACATCGGCGGGCCCGCGTTCCTGGGCGCGCACGCCAGGGCGGTGCGCAACAGCCTCCCCGTGCCCGCCGAGGCATCGCTCTGGCTGGACGACGCCCAGGTCAAGGTGCAGCTGGACGCGCACGAGGGCATCCTGGCCGCCCTGGAGTCCGGCGACGGCGACGCCGCGGAACGCATCATGATCGACCACGTGCGCCAGGCCGGCGAGTTCCGCGCTCACCGCTGA
- a CDS encoding ABC transporter substrate-binding protein: protein MRRSAGFASVTMAVVLGLTACGGGGGGGAPAAGSSGGPGAPAATGGTVHVLANADFSHLDPARGWDGGVNNFYRLIYRGLTTFGAGPGAESTKIVPDLATDTGRPSDNAKTWTYTLKDNVFFEDGTPITSEAVKFGFSRAFDPEAGIGSPYARLLLEAPKDYKGPYLSGDLDTIETPDAKTVVLHLKKPFADFPSALAMVNFTPFPKGTGAAAAFDTKPIASGPYKVASYQRGASLKLVRNPHWKRETDTVRAAKPDAFEWTFGLDPATMDERMLAGQGKDADAIAASIQAQTVARVQTPQIKARTLSGLNGCTTYMGLNTTKKPLGDVRVRQAINHAINKDTIVAAMGGATLAQKGTSIQPPTVAGRVDYDPYPYDVEKAKQLLAEADLADGFTLTLDSRTIPKMAAVAVAIQEALKQVKIDVKIKNIDTSTYYEVIGTPAQQSDAAVTGWCPDWASGATFLPPLFDGRNITPKGNANLAQINDKAINERIDEIAAMEDAQQANAAYGELDKQIMELAPVVPLAYEKVILVVGSNIAGAYQSNAYSGGIDLVSVGLAKPTK from the coding sequence ATGAGGAGATCGGCGGGATTCGCGAGCGTCACCATGGCCGTCGTCCTGGGGCTGACGGCGTGCGGAGGGGGCGGGGGCGGCGGGGCGCCCGCCGCCGGCTCGTCAGGCGGGCCTGGCGCACCCGCCGCGACCGGCGGCACCGTGCACGTCCTGGCCAATGCGGACTTCTCACACCTGGACCCGGCACGCGGCTGGGACGGCGGTGTGAACAACTTCTACCGGCTCATCTACCGGGGGCTGACGACGTTCGGGGCGGGGCCGGGGGCCGAGAGCACGAAGATCGTGCCGGATCTGGCGACCGACACGGGAAGGCCGTCCGACAACGCCAAGACGTGGACGTACACCCTCAAGGACAACGTGTTCTTCGAGGACGGCACGCCGATCACCAGCGAGGCGGTGAAGTTCGGCTTCTCGCGTGCGTTCGACCCCGAGGCGGGGATCGGCTCGCCGTACGCGCGGTTACTGCTCGAGGCGCCCAAGGACTACAAGGGCCCGTACCTGTCCGGGGATCTCGACACCATCGAGACGCCCGACGCCAAGACGGTCGTCCTCCACCTGAAGAAGCCGTTCGCCGACTTCCCGAGCGCGCTGGCGATGGTCAACTTCACCCCGTTCCCCAAGGGGACCGGCGCGGCGGCGGCGTTCGACACCAAGCCGATCGCGAGCGGGCCGTACAAGGTGGCGAGCTACCAGCGCGGCGCGTCGCTGAAGCTGGTACGCAACCCGCACTGGAAGCGCGAGACCGACACCGTGCGCGCGGCCAAGCCGGACGCGTTCGAGTGGACGTTCGGGCTGGACCCGGCGACGATGGACGAGCGCATGCTGGCCGGGCAGGGCAAGGACGCCGACGCCATCGCCGCGTCCATCCAGGCGCAGACGGTGGCGCGGGTGCAGACGCCGCAGATCAAGGCGCGCACGCTGTCCGGGCTCAACGGCTGCACCACCTACATGGGGCTGAACACCACCAAGAAACCCCTGGGCGACGTCCGCGTACGCCAGGCGATCAACCACGCCATCAACAAGGACACCATCGTCGCGGCGATGGGCGGCGCCACCCTGGCGCAGAAGGGCACGTCGATCCAGCCGCCCACGGTCGCGGGCCGGGTGGACTACGACCCGTACCCCTACGACGTCGAGAAGGCCAAGCAGCTGCTGGCCGAGGCGGACCTGGCCGACGGGTTCACCCTGACGCTGGACAGCCGGACGATCCCGAAGATGGCGGCGGTCGCGGTGGCGATCCAGGAGGCGCTCAAGCAGGTGAAGATCGACGTCAAGATCAAGAACATCGACACGTCGACGTACTACGAGGTCATCGGCACACCGGCGCAGCAGAGCGACGCCGCCGTCACCGGCTGGTGCCCCGACTGGGCGTCGGGTGCGACGTTCCTGCCGCCGCTGTTCGACGGCCGCAACATCACCCCCAAGGGCAACGCGAACCTGGCCCAGATCAACGACAAGGCGATCAACGAGCGGATCGACGAGATCGCCGCGATGGAGGACGCCCAGCAGGCCAACGCCGCGTACGGCGAGCTGGACAAGCAGATCATGGAGCTGGCGCCGGTGGTGCCGCTGGCGTATGAGAAGGTCATCCTCGTCGTCGGCTCGAACATCGCGGGCGCCTACCAGTCCAACGCGTACTCCGGCGGCATCGACCTGGTGTCCGTCGGACTGGCGAAGCCGACGAAGTAG
- a CDS encoding ABC transporter ATP-binding protein: protein MSDLLVVEDLSVTFPTTRGPVDVVKSVSFTLDRDETLGIVGESGSGKSLTSLAIMGLLPKGARASGSVRLDGVELLGRPDRELRRLRGDRMSMIFQDPLSSLNPYYTVGLQIEEVYREHRGGSRKEARKVAVAALEQVGLPEPERRAGFYPHQFSGGQRQRVMIAMALACSPALLIADEPTTALDVTVQAQILRLLADRSGGMGLVFVTHDLAVISSIATRVLVMRQGEQVEYGTAEQVFAEPRHDYTRMLLDSVPRIDDPIDDEVSA, encoded by the coding sequence ATGAGCGACCTGCTTGTCGTGGAGGACCTGTCGGTCACCTTCCCGACCACGCGCGGGCCGGTGGACGTGGTCAAGAGCGTGTCCTTCACGCTGGACCGGGACGAGACCCTCGGCATCGTCGGCGAGTCCGGCTCCGGCAAGTCATTGACCAGCCTGGCGATCATGGGGTTGCTGCCCAAGGGCGCCCGGGCGAGCGGCAGCGTACGGCTGGACGGCGTGGAGCTGCTCGGGCGGCCGGACCGGGAGCTGCGGCGCCTGCGGGGCGACCGCATGTCGATGATCTTCCAGGATCCGCTGTCGTCGCTGAACCCGTACTACACGGTCGGCCTGCAGATCGAGGAGGTCTACCGCGAGCACCGCGGCGGTTCCAGGAAGGAGGCGAGGAAGGTCGCGGTCGCGGCGCTGGAGCAGGTCGGGCTGCCCGAGCCGGAGCGGCGGGCCGGCTTCTACCCGCACCAGTTCTCGGGCGGGCAGCGGCAGCGCGTCATGATCGCGATGGCGCTGGCGTGCTCGCCCGCGCTGCTGATCGCCGACGAGCCGACCACGGCGCTGGACGTGACCGTGCAGGCGCAGATCCTTCGCCTGCTCGCCGACCGCAGCGGCGGCATGGGGCTGGTGTTCGTCACCCACGACCTGGCGGTGATCAGCTCCATCGCCACCCGCGTGCTGGTGATGCGGCAGGGCGAGCAGGTCGAGTACGGCACCGCCGAGCAGGTGTTCGCCGAGCCCCGCCACGACTACACCCGGATGTTGCTGGACAGCGTCCCGCGCATCGACGACCCGATCGACGACGAGGTGAGCGCATGA
- a CDS encoding ATP-binding cassette domain-containing protein yields MTLLRATDLTKRFLSRGPLGAKAEFTAVDQVSFDVRPGETLAVVGESGSGKSTTARMIAKLMEPTAGTLEFEGEDVTRAQGAALARFRAGVQVVFQDPFSSLNPRHTVERILMAPLDYQGIAPNGSRRAHAKELMERVGLNPDHSLRYPAQFSGGQAQRIGIARALAVNPRLVICDEAVSALDVSVQAQVIELLRRLQRESGFSYVFIAHDLAVVRQIAHRVAVMSKGRIVELGDTGQVFGDPRDEYTRTLLAAIPRINPEWERRRREGARS; encoded by the coding sequence ATGACGTTGTTGCGGGCGACGGACCTGACCAAACGCTTCCTCTCGCGCGGCCCGCTGGGCGCGAAGGCCGAGTTCACGGCCGTCGACCAGGTGAGCTTCGACGTGCGGCCCGGCGAGACGCTGGCCGTGGTGGGCGAGTCGGGCAGCGGCAAGTCCACGACCGCCCGCATGATCGCCAAGCTCATGGAGCCGACCGCGGGCACGCTGGAGTTCGAGGGCGAGGACGTCACCCGGGCTCAGGGGGCGGCGCTGGCCCGCTTCCGCGCCGGCGTCCAGGTCGTCTTCCAGGACCCGTTCTCCTCGCTCAACCCGCGCCACACGGTGGAGCGGATCCTGATGGCGCCGCTGGACTACCAGGGCATCGCGCCGAACGGGAGCCGGCGGGCGCACGCCAAGGAGCTCATGGAGCGGGTCGGGCTGAACCCGGACCATTCGCTGCGGTATCCGGCGCAGTTCTCCGGCGGGCAGGCGCAGCGCATCGGCATCGCCCGGGCGCTGGCCGTCAACCCGAGGCTGGTCATCTGCGACGAGGCCGTGTCCGCGCTGGACGTGTCGGTGCAGGCGCAGGTGATCGAGCTGCTGCGGCGGCTGCAGCGGGAGAGCGGCTTCAGCTACGTGTTCATCGCCCACGACCTGGCCGTCGTCCGGCAGATCGCGCATCGGGTGGCGGTGATGAGCAAGGGGCGGATCGTCGAGCTGGGCGACACCGGGCAGGTGTTCGGCGACCCGCGCGACGAGTACACCAGGACGCTGCTGGCGGCCATTCCGCGCATCAACCCGGAGTGGGAGCGCCGCAGGAGGGAGGGGGCACGGTCATGA
- a CDS encoding ABC transporter permease, translating to MTRYLAGRAAGVVMILFLVCLFTFVIFFALSPDPAVMICGKTCTPERIDQIRSVLGLDEPFVTQFVSFLAGLFAGRDYGEGANLVHCAAPCLGHSFQTNQSVWDMVVERLPVSATVAIGAAVLWLLVGIVAGLLSAVREGTWWDRAAMGLALGGSSVPNYVLALALQYVLVVQLQVLPFPQAVAFGDDPVVWFQSYLMPWVVLATGYACLYARLTRANVIDTLAENFMRTARAKGLNPALRLRRHALRPALTPIATIFGMDFAALLGGALITETVFGLNGVGKMAADSIAKNDQPVIMAVTLLAAFFVVVGNVVVDLLYTALDPRVRIAAR from the coding sequence ATGACGCGTTACCTGGCCGGGCGGGCCGCCGGTGTCGTGATGATCCTTTTCCTGGTGTGCTTGTTCACGTTCGTCATCTTCTTCGCGCTGTCGCCGGACCCGGCGGTGATGATCTGCGGCAAGACGTGCACGCCGGAGCGCATCGACCAGATCCGCTCGGTGCTGGGGCTGGACGAGCCGTTCGTCACGCAGTTCGTGTCGTTCCTCGCCGGGCTCTTCGCCGGCCGCGACTACGGCGAGGGCGCGAACCTCGTGCACTGCGCGGCGCCGTGCCTGGGCCACAGCTTCCAGACCAACCAGTCCGTGTGGGACATGGTGGTGGAGCGGCTGCCGGTCAGCGCGACCGTCGCGATCGGGGCGGCGGTGTTGTGGCTGCTCGTCGGGATCGTCGCGGGCCTGCTGAGCGCGGTCAGGGAGGGAACCTGGTGGGACCGGGCGGCGATGGGGCTGGCGCTGGGCGGCTCCAGCGTCCCGAACTACGTGCTGGCCCTGGCCCTGCAGTACGTGCTGGTGGTGCAGCTCCAGGTGCTGCCGTTCCCGCAGGCCGTGGCGTTCGGCGACGACCCGGTGGTGTGGTTCCAGTCGTACCTGATGCCGTGGGTCGTGCTGGCCACCGGCTACGCCTGCCTGTACGCGCGGCTCACCCGCGCCAACGTGATCGACACGCTGGCCGAGAACTTCATGCGCACGGCCCGGGCCAAGGGGCTGAACCCGGCGCTGAGGCTGCGCAGGCACGCGCTGCGCCCGGCGCTGACGCCGATCGCCACGATCTTCGGCATGGACTTCGCGGCGCTGCTGGGCGGCGCGCTGATCACCGAGACGGTGTTCGGGCTGAACGGGGTCGGCAAGATGGCGGCCGACTCCATCGCGAAGAACGACCAGCCGGTGATCATGGCGGTGACGTTGCTGGCGGCGTTCTTCGTGGTCGTCGGGAACGTGGTGGTGGACCTGCTGTACACGGCGCTGGACCCGAGAGTGAGGATCGCGGCGAGATGA